The Babylonia areolata isolate BAREFJ2019XMU chromosome 22, ASM4173473v1, whole genome shotgun sequence genome contains a region encoding:
- the LOC143297209 gene encoding cilia- and flagella-associated protein 161-like has protein sequence MSVRTYNPSVLVGNWNEDIQLEEDTLKNFLEKREKGELLIQKTQNLTGSLGSQIELSVSQDFAIHIGDKVMLKCAAAKDQQKYSAGVDPRQGCVVALNITDPNALLQKNVQGPVVATGCRTVSPNQRTVFCVESVDGSGNGSQLRYGEPFYLTTVGDNTGKLYLCSDKVMFNKCAKKSRHQEVSLVPEPSFLTRWMVQHQNPLVRLEYEHQPVEANTELVIVHCKTNSCLAVEDKFNLRTPFGQEYELSVHTYLDSHKAEMDNNRWMLVVGVPGSSVNPVPNQGPGAAPLHPPAAS, from the exons ATGAGTGTCAGAACTTACAACCCATCCGTTCTTGTCGGAAACTGGAATGAAGACATCCAGCTTGAGGAG gatACCCTCAAGAACTTtctagagaagagagaaaagggtgaaCTTCTAATTCAAAAGACACAGAACTTGACTGGCTCTTTGGGTTCCCAG ATTGAGCTGAGTGTGTCCCAAGACTTTGCCATCCACATCGGCGACAAGGTGATGCTGAAGTGTGCTGCCGCCAAAGACCAGCAGAAGTACTCAGCTGGCGTTGACCCCCGTCAGGGCTGTGTGGTGGCGCTCAACATCACTGACCCCAACGCTCTGCTGCAGAAGAATGTTCAGGGCCCAGTGGTCGCCACAGGCTGTCGCACTGTGTCACCGAACCAGCGCACCGTCTTCTGTGTGGagag TGTGGATGGGAGCGGGAACGGATCACAACTTAGATATGGTGAACCTTTCTATCTGACCACAGTTGGTGACAACACAGGAAAG ctgtACCTGTGCTCGGACAAGGTGATGTTCAACAAGTGCGCCAAGAAGTCGAGGCACCAGGAGGTGAGTCTGGTGCCAGAACCGTCCTTCCTGACGCGCTGGATGGTGCAGCACCAAAACCCGCTGGTGCGCCTTGAGTACGAACACCAGCCCGTGGAG GCCAACACAGAGCTGGTGATCGTGCACTGTAAGACCAACAGCTGCCTGGCAGTGGAGGACAAATTCAACCTGAG AACCCCCTTTGGCCAGGAGTACGAACTGTCGGTGCACACGTACCTGGACTCCCACAAGGCGGAGATGGACAACAACCGCTGGATGCTGGTGGTGGGGGTCCCTGGTAGCTCAGTGAATCCCGTGCCCAACCAGGGGCCAGGGGCCGCACCTCTGCACCCCCCTGCCGCCTCCTAA
- the LOC143297211 gene encoding Golgi phosphoprotein 3 homolog sauron-like → MSGVYKRSNVQRRQVTSTMGADGGVEDRDEKPKGEEEETDHDSKETRLTLMEEVLLLGLKDREGYTSFWNDCISSGLRGCILIELALRGRIELEKGGMRRRSLSNRKVLCKSDQPTGDVLLDEALKHIKETQPPETVQSWIEYLSGETWNPLKLRYQLRNVRERLAKNLVEKGLCTTEKQNFLLFDMTTHPLTDCVFKQKLIKRVQESVLSRWTNDAHRMDKRVLSLIYLAHSSDVLENAFAPLSDDDYEVAMKRVRDLLDLDLDTESMKEGTVPMMWAVFSAMTK, encoded by the exons ATGTCGGGGGTATACAAACGGTCGAATGTACAACGTCGACAAGTCACTTCAACCATGGGAGCTGATGGTGGAGTTGAGGACAGAGACGAAAAGCCCAAAGGCGAGGAAGAGGAAACGGACCATGACTCCAAAGAGACAAGGCTGACTCTCATGGAAGAAGTTCTTCTGCTTGGTTTAAAAGACAGAGAG GGCTACACATCCTTTTGGAACGACTGTATATCCTCAGGACTGCGGGGTTGCATCCTGATCGAGCTTGCCCTGCGAGGTCGCATCGAGCTGGAGAAGGGAGGAATGAGGCGGCGCAGCCTTTCCAACCGCAAAGTTCTTTGCAAGTCTGATCAGCCCACAGGGGATGTGTTGCTGGACGAAGCCCTCAAACACATCAAGGAAACTCAGCCTCCTGAAACGGTGCAGAGCTGGATAGAGTACCTCAGTG GAGAGACCTGGAACCCCCTCAAGCTGCGCTACCAGCTGCGCAATGTGCGTGAACGTCTGGCCAAGAACCTGGTGGAAAAAGGACTGTGcaccacagagaaacagaacTTCCTCCTCTTCGACATGACCACGCACCCCCTCACCGACTGTGTCTTCAAACAGAAGCTGATCAAGCGCGTGCAGGAGTCAGTGCTTTCCCGCTGGACCAACGACGCGCACCGCATGGACAAACGCGTGCTGTCACTCATCTACCTGGCCCACTCCTCAGACGTGCTGGAGAATGCCTTTGCCCCGCTGTCGGATGATGACTATGAGGTAGCCATGAAACGTGTGCGGGATCTGCTGGACCTTGATCTGGACACGGAGAGTATGAAGGAGGGCACCGTGCCCATGATGTGGGCCGTTTTCTCCGCCATGACCAAGTGA